The Pseudomonas allokribbensis genome has a window encoding:
- a CDS encoding outer membrane protein assembly factor BamD, with protein MQVKHLLLIAILALTAACSSKEVVDENLSEAELYQQAQQDLDNNSYTSATAKLKALESRYPFGRYADQAQLELIYANYKNSEPEAAKSAAERFIRLHPQHPNVDYAYYLKGLTSFDQDVGLLARFLPLDMTKRDPGAARDSYNEFAQLTSRYPNSRYAPDAKQRMIYLRNLLAAYEIHVADYYLTRQAYVAAANRGRYVVENFQETPSVGDGLAVMTEAYQRLHLDELAASSLETLKLNYPNHPSLKDGQFVPSVAEADNRSFLSKATLGLIESRPPLPPGETRANQDVQKQFQDAKDAIPNELKPKDENGDVIEAPEPESSNSDRSIFSYMTFGLFD; from the coding sequence ATGCAAGTGAAACACCTGCTGCTGATCGCCATCCTCGCATTGACCGCTGCTTGCTCATCGAAGGAAGTCGTAGACGAAAACCTGAGTGAAGCCGAGCTGTACCAGCAGGCTCAACAGGACCTGGACAACAACAGCTATACCAGCGCCACAGCCAAGCTGAAGGCTCTGGAATCGCGCTATCCGTTCGGTCGCTACGCGGATCAGGCGCAGCTGGAGCTGATCTACGCCAACTACAAGAACTCGGAGCCGGAAGCTGCAAAGTCCGCCGCCGAGCGCTTCATTCGTCTGCACCCACAGCACCCGAACGTCGATTACGCCTACTACCTCAAGGGCCTGACCTCGTTCGACCAGGACGTCGGCCTGCTGGCGCGCTTCCTGCCGCTGGACATGACCAAGCGTGACCCGGGCGCTGCCCGCGACTCCTACAACGAGTTCGCCCAGCTGACCAGCCGCTACCCGAACAGCCGCTACGCGCCGGACGCCAAGCAGCGCATGATCTACCTGCGCAACCTGCTGGCGGCCTACGAAATCCACGTGGCCGACTACTACCTGACCCGTCAGGCCTACGTCGCTGCCGCCAACCGTGGCCGTTATGTAGTGGAAAACTTCCAGGAAACCCCATCGGTCGGTGACGGCCTGGCGGTGATGACCGAAGCCTACCAGCGTCTGCACCTGGACGAACTGGCAGCCTCGAGCCTGGAAACCCTGAAGCTCAACTACCCGAACCACCCGAGCCTGAAAGACGGTCAGTTCGTACCGTCGGTCGCGGAAGCCGACAACCGTTCGTTCCTGAGCAAGGCAACTCTGGGCCTGATCGAATCCCGTCCACCGCTGCCGCCGGGAGAAACCCGCGCCAACCAGGACGTGCAGAAGCAGTTCCAGGACGCGAAAGACGCGATCCCGAACGAGCTCAAGCCTAAAGACGAAAACGGCGACGTGATCGAAGCGCCGGAACCGGAGTCCAGCAACAGCGACCGCTCCATTTTCAGCTACATGACCTTCGGTCTGTTCGACTGA
- a CDS encoding PP0621 family protein, translated as MLRLLFWIALIAAAVWLWRKFKAPAAPTQSPREQDAAPMVRCAHCGVHLPRDRALSLRQQWYCSQAHLEQGPGSSDR; from the coding sequence ATGCTTCGTTTACTGTTCTGGATCGCCCTGATCGCCGCCGCCGTATGGCTATGGCGCAAATTCAAGGCCCCTGCCGCGCCGACACAATCGCCTCGCGAACAGGATGCCGCGCCCATGGTGCGTTGCGCCCATTGCGGCGTGCACCTGCCACGCGACCGTGCGCTGAGCCTTCGACAACAGTGGTATTGCAGCCAGGCTCACCTCGAGCAAGGCCCCGGTTCCAGTGATCGCTGA
- the pgeF gene encoding peptidoglycan editing factor PgeF translates to MNWLTPDWPAPASVKACVTTREGGVSEAPFDSLNLGDHVDDRPEAVAENRRRLTEHFSIKPAWLQQVHGIAVAHADPSVVATADASWTATPGIACSAMTADCLPALFCDRAGTRVAAAHAGWRGLAAGVLEATLDSLAVDPKDILVWLGPAIGPQAFEVGPEVREVFINQLPEAATAFVPSHNAGKFMADIYKLARLRLAVRGVTAVYGGGFCTVTDPRFFSYRRAPRTGRFASLVWLTR, encoded by the coding sequence ATGAACTGGCTGACGCCGGACTGGCCCGCGCCGGCCAGCGTCAAGGCCTGTGTCACCACCCGCGAGGGCGGCGTCAGCGAGGCGCCGTTCGACAGCCTCAATCTGGGCGATCATGTCGATGACCGCCCTGAGGCCGTCGCCGAAAACCGTCGGCGTCTGACCGAACACTTCTCTATAAAGCCTGCCTGGCTGCAGCAAGTGCACGGGATTGCCGTGGCACATGCCGATCCGTCCGTGGTGGCCACGGCGGATGCCAGCTGGACTGCAACACCCGGTATTGCTTGTTCAGCGATGACCGCCGATTGCCTGCCAGCGTTGTTTTGCGACCGTGCCGGTACTCGTGTGGCAGCGGCTCATGCCGGTTGGCGTGGACTGGCGGCCGGCGTGCTGGAAGCCACCCTCGACAGTCTGGCCGTCGATCCGAAAGACATTCTGGTCTGGCTCGGCCCGGCCATCGGCCCGCAGGCCTTTGAAGTCGGCCCGGAAGTCCGGGAAGTCTTCATCAATCAATTGCCCGAAGCCGCGACAGCCTTTGTCCCGAGCCACAATGCCGGCAAGTTCATGGCCGACATCTATAAGCTGGCGCGACTGCGTCTGGCGGTTCGGGGTGTCACTGCTGTTTATGGTGGCGGTTTCTGTACCGTGACCGATCCGCGCTTCTTTTCCTACCGCCGTGCGCCACGCACCGGTCGCTTTGCTTCTCTAGTCTGGCTCACCCGCTAA
- a CDS encoding sigma-54-dependent transcriptional regulator, which translates to MNTSPRQKILIVDDEPDIRELLEITLGRMKLDTFSARNLGEAQALLHRDTFDLCLTDMRLPDGTGLELVQHIQQRHPQLPVAMITAYGSLETAINALKAGAFDFLTKPVDLTRLRELVATALRMPATGGVCTSIDRRLLGDSQPMRDLRKQIDKLARSQAPVYISGESGSGKELVARLIHEQGPRASQPFVPVNCGAIPSELMESEFFGHRKGSFTGAVEDKPGLFQAAHGGTLFLDEVADLPLSMQVKLLRAIQEKAVRSVGGQQETVVDVRILCATHKDLDGEVAAERFRQDLYYRLNVIELRVPSLRERRDDIEALAAHMLKRLAHGTGQPSTRLHPQALEALKNYRFPGNVRELENVLERAHTLCENRMIEADDLRLSEGNCAAEGGIADLTQIDNLEDYLENVERKLILQALEETRWNRTAAAQRLNLSFRSMRYRLKKLGLD; encoded by the coding sequence TTGAACACGAGCCCACGGCAAAAAATCCTCATCGTCGACGACGAACCGGATATCCGCGAACTCCTGGAAATTACCCTGGGACGGATGAAACTCGACACTTTCAGCGCACGCAATCTCGGCGAAGCCCAGGCATTGCTGCACCGCGATACCTTTGACCTGTGCCTGACCGACATGCGTCTGCCCGACGGCACCGGGCTGGAGCTGGTGCAGCACATTCAACAACGCCATCCGCAATTGCCGGTGGCGATGATCACGGCCTATGGCAGCCTGGAAACAGCGATCAACGCCTTGAAGGCCGGGGCTTTCGACTTCCTGACCAAACCGGTGGACCTCACGCGGTTGCGTGAACTGGTCGCCACGGCATTGCGCATGCCCGCGACCGGTGGAGTCTGCACATCGATCGACCGGCGCCTGCTCGGCGACTCGCAGCCGATGCGCGATCTGCGCAAACAGATCGACAAACTGGCCCGCAGTCAGGCGCCGGTCTACATCAGCGGCGAGTCCGGCAGCGGCAAGGAACTGGTCGCCCGCCTGATTCACGAGCAAGGCCCCCGCGCCAGCCAGCCGTTCGTGCCGGTGAACTGCGGGGCCATTCCGTCAGAGTTGATGGAAAGCGAGTTCTTCGGCCATCGCAAAGGCAGTTTCACCGGCGCGGTGGAGGACAAACCGGGTCTGTTCCAGGCAGCCCATGGCGGCACGCTGTTTCTCGATGAAGTGGCGGACTTGCCGCTATCGATGCAGGTCAAGTTGCTGCGGGCGATCCAGGAAAAAGCCGTGCGCAGCGTCGGCGGCCAGCAGGAAACCGTGGTCGATGTGCGCATTCTCTGCGCCACCCACAAGGACCTGGACGGGGAAGTTGCCGCCGAGCGCTTTCGGCAGGATCTGTATTACCGGCTGAACGTGATCGAACTGCGCGTACCGTCCCTGCGCGAACGCCGTGATGATATCGAAGCACTGGCCGCCCATATGCTCAAGCGCCTGGCCCATGGTACCGGCCAACCCTCGACCCGCCTGCATCCGCAAGCGCTTGAAGCCTTGAAGAACTACCGCTTCCCGGGAAATGTCCGGGAACTTGAGAACGTCCTCGAACGCGCGCACACATTGTGCGAAAACCGCATGATCGAAGCCGACGACCTGCGCCTGAGTGAAGGCAACTGCGCGGCCGAGGGCGGCATCGCCGATCTCACGCAGATCGATAACCTGGAAGACTATCTGGAAAACGTCGAGCGCAAACTGATTCTGCAGGCGCTGGAGGAAACCCGCTGGAACCGCACGGCGGCGGCGCAGCGGCTGAATCTATCGTTTCGTTCGATGCGCTATCGGCTGAAGAAACTGGGCCTGGATTGA
- the thiO gene encoding glycine oxidase ThiO — protein MTRQQQVVIVGGGVIGLLTAYNLASEVGSVVLLDRSNVGQESSWAGGGIVSPLYPWRYSPAVTALAHWSQDFYPQLGERLFADTGVDPEVHTTGLYWLDLDDEAEALAWAERENRPLRAVDISAAHDAVSVLGGGFSRAIYMADVANVRNPRLVKSLKAALQALPNVTIHEQCEVSGFVREGEQVVGVQTSKGVISGDQVVLTAGAWSGELLKTLNLSLPVEPVKGQMILYKCAADFLPSMVLAKGRYAIPRRDGHILIGSTLEHEGFDKTPTDNALESLKASAVELLPALADAEVVGHWAGLRPGSPEGIPYIGRVPGFDGLWLNCGHYRNGLVLAPASCQLFADVMLGRAPIIDPAPYALEGRL, from the coding sequence ATGACCAGGCAACAGCAAGTGGTGATTGTCGGTGGCGGGGTGATTGGCCTGCTCACCGCGTACAACCTCGCCTCCGAGGTAGGCAGCGTGGTGCTGCTGGATCGCTCGAATGTCGGCCAGGAATCGTCCTGGGCCGGTGGCGGCATCGTTTCTCCGTTGTATCCGTGGCGCTATAGCCCGGCCGTCACGGCACTGGCGCACTGGTCACAGGATTTTTATCCACAGCTGGGCGAGCGCCTGTTTGCCGACACCGGCGTTGATCCCGAAGTGCACACCACCGGCCTGTACTGGCTGGATCTGGATGATGAAGCCGAAGCGCTGGCCTGGGCCGAGCGGGAAAACCGACCGCTGCGGGCTGTGGATATCTCGGCGGCCCATGATGCGGTGTCGGTACTCGGCGGCGGATTTTCCCGGGCGATCTACATGGCCGACGTGGCCAACGTGCGTAACCCACGGCTGGTGAAGTCATTGAAAGCGGCGTTGCAGGCGCTGCCGAACGTGACGATTCACGAGCAGTGCGAGGTCAGCGGGTTTGTCCGTGAGGGCGAGCAGGTTGTCGGTGTGCAAACGTCGAAGGGCGTGATCTCCGGCGATCAGGTGGTGCTGACGGCGGGGGCGTGGAGCGGCGAATTGCTCAAGACCCTGAATCTTTCGCTGCCGGTGGAGCCGGTCAAAGGCCAGATGATTCTCTACAAATGCGCGGCGGATTTCCTGCCGAGCATGGTGCTGGCCAAGGGGCGTTACGCGATCCCGCGCCGCGACGGGCATATTCTGATCGGCAGCACGCTGGAGCACGAAGGTTTCGACAAGACGCCGACCGACAATGCACTGGAAAGCCTCAAGGCCTCGGCGGTGGAATTGCTGCCAGCGCTGGCAGACGCCGAAGTGGTGGGTCACTGGGCCGGGTTGCGTCCAGGCTCACCGGAAGGGATTCCCTACATTGGCCGGGTGCCGGGGTTTGATGGCCTGTGGCTCAATTGCGGGCATTACCGCAACGGGCTGGTGCTGGCGCCCGCATCCTGTCAGCTGTTTGCCGATGTGATGCTGGGACGGGCGCCGATCATCGATCCAGCGCCGTATGCACTGGAAGGCCGGCTCTGA
- a CDS encoding sensor histidine kinase produces MIAEATNATRKQAQRLLRLYHLYRLSVGITLVLLISSNMDNRLLTSADDDLLRNGSWLYLVLNILLVVFLENIRRPAQLFGLALLDILLLCGLFYAAGGVASPIGNLLIVSVAISNTLLRRRIGVLIAAIGALGIVGLSFLLSFSHPLSANEYLQAGTLGALCFAGALLVQGLIRRLEVSETLAEQRASEVVSLEALNALILQRMRTGILVLDEQRRVQLANHSARTLLAQSPLEGHLIDDYSTALVERLHLWLNNPTLRPQSLKIATNGLELQPSFIALEQSPNRQTLVFLEDLAQIAQQAQQLKLAALGRLTAGIAHEIRNPLGAISHAAQLLQESEELDGADRRLTQIIQDHSQRMNRVIENVLQLSRRQQSAPQRLDLEPWLVQFVEESREQASERQRIHLNIESGDFRTLMDPGQLTQILDNLLRNGWRHSALLHDPAEVWLRLFIDPESQLAVLEVQDNGPGVALDQQAHLFEPFFTTSSQGTGLGLYLSRELCESNQARLDFKPRQGGGCFRITFAHGRKQS; encoded by the coding sequence GTGATCGCTGAGGCCACCAACGCCACTCGCAAACAGGCACAGCGACTGCTGCGCCTCTATCATCTCTACCGTTTAAGCGTCGGCATCACCCTGGTGTTGCTGATTTCCAGCAACATGGACAACCGCCTGCTGACGTCGGCCGACGACGATCTGCTGCGCAATGGCAGCTGGTTGTACCTGGTGCTGAATATCCTGCTGGTGGTGTTCCTGGAGAACATCCGCCGCCCGGCCCAGTTGTTCGGGCTGGCCCTGCTCGACATCCTGCTGTTGTGCGGGCTGTTTTATGCCGCCGGTGGCGTGGCCAGCCCGATCGGCAATCTGCTGATCGTCTCGGTAGCCATCAGCAATACCCTGTTGCGACGCCGTATCGGTGTGCTGATTGCAGCCATCGGCGCACTCGGCATTGTCGGCCTCAGCTTCCTGCTGAGCTTCAGCCATCCCCTGAGCGCCAACGAATACCTGCAAGCAGGCACCCTCGGCGCCCTGTGTTTTGCCGGGGCGCTGCTGGTGCAAGGCTTGATCCGTCGGCTCGAAGTCAGCGAGACCCTGGCCGAACAACGGGCCAGCGAAGTGGTCAGCCTCGAAGCCCTCAACGCCTTGATCCTGCAACGCATGCGCACCGGCATTCTGGTCCTCGACGAACAACGCCGGGTGCAACTGGCCAACCACAGCGCCCGGACCCTGCTGGCGCAATCGCCCCTTGAGGGCCATTTGATCGACGACTACTCGACCGCGCTGGTCGAGCGTCTGCATCTGTGGCTGAACAACCCGACACTGCGACCGCAGAGCCTGAAAATCGCCACCAACGGCCTGGAACTGCAACCGAGCTTCATCGCCCTGGAACAGAGCCCGAACCGCCAGACCCTGGTGTTTCTCGAAGACCTCGCCCAGATCGCCCAGCAAGCTCAGCAACTGAAGCTCGCCGCACTCGGGCGCCTGACCGCCGGCATCGCCCACGAGATCCGCAACCCGCTGGGCGCCATCAGTCATGCCGCGCAGCTGTTGCAGGAATCCGAGGAACTCGACGGCGCGGATCGGCGTCTGACGCAGATCATCCAGGATCACTCCCAGCGCATGAACCGAGTCATTGAAAACGTCCTGCAACTCTCCCGTCGCCAGCAGAGCGCCCCGCAGCGACTCGATCTCGAACCGTGGCTTGTGCAGTTCGTCGAGGAAAGCCGGGAACAGGCCAGCGAACGCCAACGAATTCATCTGAACATCGAATCCGGGGATTTCCGCACCCTGATGGACCCGGGCCAACTGACGCAAATTCTCGACAATCTGTTGCGCAACGGCTGGCGGCACAGCGCCCTGCTGCACGATCCTGCAGAGGTCTGGCTGCGGCTGTTCATCGACCCCGAAAGCCAGCTGGCCGTGCTCGAAGTGCAGGACAACGGCCCCGGCGTGGCGCTGGATCAGCAGGCCCACCTGTTCGAACCCTTCTTTACCACCAGCAGCCAGGGCACCGGCCTTGGGCTTTATCTGTCCCGTGAGCTGTGCGAAAGCAACCAGGCCCGCCTAGACTTCAAACCACGCCAAGGCGGCGGCTGCTTTCGCATCACCTTTGCTCACGGACGGAAACAAAGTTGA
- the clpB gene encoding ATP-dependent chaperone ClpB, with protein MRIDRLTSKLQLALSDAQSLAVGHDHPAIEPAHLMQAMLEQQGGSIKPLLMQVGFDVNSLRKELTKELDQLPKIQNPTGDVNMSQDLARLLNQADRLAQQKGDQFISSELVLLAAMDENSKLGKLLLGQGVSKKALENAINNLRGGEAVNDANHEESRQALDKYTVDLTKRAEDGKLDPVIGRDDEIRRTIQVLQRRTKNNPVLIGEPGVGKTAIAEGLALRIINGEVPDGLKGKRLLSLDMGALIAGAKYRGEFEERLKSLLNELSKQEGQIILFIDELHTMVGAGKGEGSMDAGNMLKPALARGELHCVGATTLNEYRQYIEKDAALERRFQKVLVDEPSEEDTIAILRGLKERYEVHHKVAITDGAIIAAAKLSHRYITDRQLPDKAIDLIDEAASRIRMEIDSKPEVLDRLERRLIQLKVESQALKKESDEAAMKRLEKLQEEIVRHEREYSDLEEIWNSEKAEVQGSAQIQQKIEQSRQELEAARRKGDLNRMAELQYGVIPDLERSLQMVDQHGKSENQLLRSKVTEEEIAEVVSKWTGIPVSKMLEGERDKLMKMESLLHQRVIGQDEAVVAVANAVRRSRAGLSDPNRPSGSFMFLGPTGVGKTELCKALAEFLFDTEEAMVRIDMSEFMEKHSVARLIGAPPGYVGYEEGGYLTEAVRRKPYSVILLDEVEKAHPDVFNILLQVLEDGRLTDSHGRTVDFRNTVIVMTSNLGSMQIQELVGDREAQRAAVMDAISTHFRPEFINRVDEVVIFEPLARDQIAGITEIQLGRLRSRLAERELKLELSPEAMDKLIAVGYDPVYGARPLKRAIQRWIENPLAQLILSGRFLPGETATGVVENDEITFN; from the coding sequence ATGCGTATAGACCGTTTAACCAGCAAATTACAGTTGGCGTTGTCCGATGCCCAATCCCTGGCTGTCGGCCACGATCATCCGGCCATCGAGCCGGCGCATTTGATGCAAGCCATGCTTGAACAGCAGGGTGGTTCGATCAAACCCCTGTTGATGCAGGTGGGCTTCGACGTCAACAGCCTGCGCAAAGAGCTGACCAAAGAGCTCGATCAATTACCGAAAATCCAGAACCCGACCGGCGATGTGAACATGTCGCAGGATCTGGCGCGTCTGCTCAACCAGGCCGACCGTCTGGCCCAGCAGAAGGGCGACCAGTTCATTTCCAGCGAGCTGGTGCTGCTCGCCGCGATGGACGAGAACAGCAAGCTCGGCAAGTTGCTGCTCGGCCAGGGCGTGAGCAAAAAGGCGCTGGAAAACGCAATCAACAACCTGCGCGGTGGTGAAGCGGTCAATGACGCCAACCACGAAGAATCGCGTCAGGCACTGGATAAGTACACCGTCGACCTGACCAAGCGCGCCGAAGACGGCAAGCTCGATCCGGTGATCGGCCGTGACGACGAAATCCGTCGCACCATTCAGGTTCTGCAACGCCGCACCAAGAACAACCCGGTGCTGATCGGTGAGCCGGGCGTGGGTAAAACCGCGATTGCCGAAGGTCTGGCCCTGCGCATCATCAACGGCGAAGTGCCGGATGGCCTCAAGGGCAAGCGTCTGCTGTCTCTCGATATGGGTGCGCTGATTGCTGGTGCCAAGTATCGCGGTGAGTTTGAAGAGCGCCTGAAATCCCTGCTCAACGAGCTGTCGAAGCAGGAAGGGCAAATCATTCTGTTTATCGACGAACTGCACACCATGGTCGGTGCCGGTAAAGGCGAAGGCTCGATGGACGCCGGCAACATGCTCAAACCGGCTTTGGCCCGTGGCGAGCTGCACTGCGTCGGCGCGACCACGCTCAACGAGTACCGCCAATATATAGAGAAGGACGCGGCTCTCGAACGGCGCTTCCAGAAAGTGCTGGTGGACGAGCCGAGTGAAGAAGACACCATCGCGATCCTGCGTGGCCTCAAGGAGCGTTACGAGGTCCACCACAAGGTCGCGATCACCGACGGTGCGATCATCGCCGCGGCCAAGCTCAGCCATCGTTACATCACTGACCGGCAGTTGCCGGACAAGGCGATCGACCTGATCGACGAAGCGGCCAGCCGCATCCGTATGGAGATCGACTCCAAGCCGGAAGTGCTGGATCGTCTGGAGCGTCGCCTGATTCAACTGAAAGTCGAATCCCAGGCACTGAAGAAAGAAAGCGACGAGGCAGCGATGAAGCGCCTGGAAAAACTCCAGGAAGAAATCGTCCGCCACGAGCGTGAGTATTCGGATCTGGAAGAAATCTGGAACTCGGAAAAAGCCGAGGTGCAGGGTTCTGCGCAGATTCAGCAGAAGATCGAACAGTCCCGTCAGGAGCTGGAAGCCGCGCGCCGCAAAGGCGACCTGAACCGCATGGCCGAGTTGCAGTACGGGGTGATCCCGGATCTGGAGCGCAGCCTGCAAATGGTCGACCAGCACGGCAAGAGCGAGAACCAGTTGTTGCGCAGCAAGGTGACTGAAGAGGAAATCGCCGAAGTCGTCTCGAAGTGGACCGGTATCCCCGTGTCGAAAATGCTCGAAGGCGAGCGCGACAAGCTGATGAAGATGGAAAGCCTGTTGCACCAGCGTGTGATCGGCCAGGACGAAGCCGTGGTCGCAGTGGCCAATGCGGTGCGGCGCTCCCGTGCCGGGTTGTCCGACCCGAATCGTCCGAGCGGCTCGTTCATGTTCCTCGGCCCGACCGGTGTCGGTAAAACCGAGCTGTGCAAGGCGCTGGCCGAATTCCTCTTTGATACTGAAGAGGCGATGGTGCGGATCGACATGTCCGAGTTCATGGAGAAACATTCCGTGGCGCGGCTGATCGGTGCGCCACCAGGCTACGTGGGTTATGAAGAGGGCGGTTACCTGACCGAAGCGGTACGGCGCAAGCCTTACTCGGTGATCCTGCTGGACGAAGTCGAGAAGGCGCACCCGGACGTGTTCAACATCCTGCTGCAAGTGCTGGAGGATGGTCGTCTGACCGACAGCCACGGCCGTACGGTGGATTTCCGCAATACCGTGATTGTCATGACCTCCAACCTCGGTTCGATGCAGATCCAGGAACTGGTCGGTGACCGTGAGGCGCAACGTGCAGCGGTGATGGATGCGATTTCCACCCACTTCCGTCCGGAGTTCATCAACCGGGTCGACGAAGTGGTGATCTTCGAGCCATTGGCGCGGGATCAGATCGCGGGCATTACCGAGATCCAGCTGGGTCGTCTGCGCAGTCGTCTGGCCGAGCGCGAGCTGAAGCTGGAACTGAGCCCGGAGGCGATGGACAAGCTGATTGCCGTCGGCTACGACCCGGTCTATGGCGCACGGCCGCTGAAACGGGCGATCCAGCGCTGGATCGAGAACCCGCTGGCGCAGTTGATCCTGTCGGGACGCTTCCTGCCGGGCGAGACCGCGACCGGTGTCGTGGAGAACGACGAGATCACGTTCAACTGA
- the rluD gene encoding 23S rRNA pseudouridine(1911/1915/1917) synthase RluD encodes MSDKIELRAEVPSELGGQRLDQVAAQLFAEHSRSRLSAWIKEGRLTVDGAVIRPRDIVHGGAILELTAEQEAQGEWVAQDIELDIVYEDDDILVINKPAGLVVHPAAGHADGTLLNALLHHVPDIINVPRAGIVHRLDKDTTGLMVVAKTIQAQTKLVAQLQSRSVSRIYECIVIGVVTAGGKINAPIGRHGQQRQRMAVMEGGKPAVSHYRVLERFRSHTHVRVKLETGRTHQIRVHMAHINFPLVGDPAYGGRFRIPPAANPTMVESLKHFPRQALHARFLELDHPTTGVRMSWESPLPEDFVWLLTLLKQDREAFVG; translated from the coding sequence ATGTCCGATAAAATTGAACTTCGCGCAGAGGTGCCGTCCGAATTGGGCGGCCAACGCCTCGATCAAGTCGCCGCCCAACTCTTCGCAGAGCACTCACGCTCGCGCCTTTCCGCCTGGATCAAAGAAGGTCGCCTGACTGTGGACGGGGCGGTCATCCGCCCGCGCGACATCGTTCATGGCGGTGCCATTCTTGAGCTGACCGCCGAGCAGGAGGCCCAGGGTGAATGGGTCGCTCAGGACATCGAGCTCGACATCGTCTATGAAGACGACGACATCCTGGTGATCAACAAGCCTGCGGGCCTGGTGGTGCACCCGGCTGCCGGTCACGCCGATGGCACCTTGCTCAACGCCTTGCTGCACCACGTGCCGGACATTATCAATGTCCCGCGCGCCGGTATCGTGCATCGCCTGGACAAGGACACCACCGGTCTGATGGTGGTGGCCAAGACCATTCAGGCGCAGACCAAACTGGTCGCCCAGCTGCAAAGCCGCAGCGTCAGCCGGATCTACGAGTGCATCGTGATCGGCGTGGTGACGGCCGGCGGCAAGATCAACGCCCCGATCGGTCGCCACGGCCAGCAGCGCCAGCGCATGGCGGTGATGGAAGGTGGCAAGCCTGCCGTCAGCCACTATCGCGTGCTGGAGCGTTTCCGTTCGCACACCCACGTAAGGGTGAAGCTGGAAACCGGTCGTACCCACCAGATCCGCGTGCACATGGCGCACATCAACTTCCCGTTGGTCGGCGACCCGGCGTACGGCGGTCGTTTCCGCATTCCGCCGGCGGCGAACCCGACCATGGTCGAATCGCTCAAGCACTTCCCGCGTCAGGCGCTGCACGCACGGTTCCTGGAGCTGGATCATCCGACCACCGGTGTGCGCATGAGCTGGGAATCGCCGTTGCCGGAAGACTTCGTCTGGCTGCTGACGCTGCTCAAGCAGGATCGCGAGGCATTCGTCGGATGA
- a CDS encoding type IV pilin protein: MRRSIRGFTLIEIMIVIAIIGIIITIAAPSYTEYLKKGRRAEVVSLLSEQAQTLERFYTKNNVYTGITGLSAGNDFYTITPTIADQTFLLTATRKAGTTMAGDKCGDFTLTNTGVRSMNNATTGLTSKDCWGR; this comes from the coding sequence ATGCGCAGATCCATCCGAGGATTTACCCTGATCGAAATCATGATCGTGATTGCGATTATCGGGATCATCATCACCATTGCCGCACCGAGCTATACCGAATACCTGAAGAAGGGCCGTCGCGCCGAGGTGGTATCGCTGCTGTCGGAGCAGGCGCAGACGCTCGAGCGCTTCTACACCAAAAACAACGTTTACACAGGCATCACCGGTCTCAGCGCGGGCAATGATTTCTACACGATCACCCCGACCATCGCTGACCAGACCTTTCTGCTGACCGCGACCCGCAAGGCCGGTACGACCATGGCCGGCGACAAGTGCGGGGACTTCACCCTCACCAACACCGGTGTGCGCAGCATGAACAACGCGACAACCGGGCTGACCTCCAAGGATTGCTGGGGCCGCTGA